The proteins below are encoded in one region of Dromaius novaehollandiae isolate bDroNov1 chromosome 9, bDroNov1.hap1, whole genome shotgun sequence:
- the LSG1 gene encoding large subunit GTPase 1 homolog isoform X2, with the protein MGKKRGAGLGRCLLRQRGLERRGAASWLHASEVGGERGAERRSAAEQSPLEEFLATAELAGTRFVAERLNIQFVSAQTRTGLLTAQEAQHVRQLQEENQQFLRIPRRPHWDRTTRVEDLKQAERDSFLEWRRQLAHLEEEKNLILTPFERNLEFWRQLWRVIERSDIVVQIVDARNPLLFRCQDLENYVKEVSSDKENMILINKADLLSEEQRAAWARFFETEGVKVVFWSALAECKRLAGEAKGLDTEDVTEDPGDSEYESSSQEDDITQDSAEGACTDNAFQTDNGVLVSDDDSSDEYEDCEDDEEDAWQTCSEDEGGGKVNTTAPKSMENRTDGAAVQCIVQEQNRNIRNFSHLVQRNELLEIFKTMHNGPRVKAGEVNVGLVGYPNVGKSSTINTILGNKKVSVSATPGRTKHFQHIPRNILEATYGINIIRPREDEDPDRKPTAEELLTAHGCMRGFMTAHGQPDQPRSARYVLKDYVNGKLLYCHPPPGVDPNDFQHQQERCPESVTVQASEKVKPEKNTKAKQIENVVDKTFFHQENVRALMKGVRATMGYRPGSGLVSVTAPNSENAVGKPWKKHGNRNKKEKVRRITKHLEA; encoded by the exons ATGGGCAAGAAgaggggcgcggggctgggccgcTGCCTGCTGCGGCAGCGCGGCCTGGAGCGCCGTGGCGCCGCCTCATGG CTGCACGCTAGCGAGGtgggcggcgagcgcggcgcggagcggcggtcGGCGGCCGAGCAGAGCCCACTGGAGGAGTTCCTGGCCACGGCTGAGCTGGCGGGCACCCGCTTCGTGGCcg AGCGACTGAACATCCAGTTCGTGTCCGCCCAGACCCGCACCGGCCTCCTCACGGCCCAAGAGGCCCAGCATGTCCGacagctgcaggaggagaacCAGCAGTTCCTGCGCATCCCTCGGAG GCCACACTGGGATAGGACAACGCGTGTGGAGGACCTGAAGCAAGCCGAGAGAGACAGCTTTCTGGAGTGGAGACGACAGCTTGCCCA ccttgaggaagaaaaaaatttaattctAACCCCATTTGAACGAAACTTAGAATTTTGGCGTCAACTTTGGAGAGTCATTGAAAGAAG tgataTTGTAGTTCAGATAGTAGATGCTAGAAACCCCCTCCTGTTTAGATGCCAAGATCTG gaaaattacGTTAAAGAAGTCAGCAGTGACAAGGAGAACATGATCCTGATAAACAAAGCAGATTTGCTGAGTGAAGAGCAGCGGGCTGCTTGGGCACGTTTCTTTGAGACAGAAGGTGTTAAGGTGGTGTTCTGGTCAGCCTTGGCAGAGTGCAAACGGCTAGCAGGAGAAGCTAAG GGACTAGACACAGAAGATGTAACAGAGGACCCAGGTGATTCTGAGTATGAAAGCTCCAGTCAAGAAGATGACATAACACAAGATAGTGCAGAAGGCGCATGCACAGACAATGCTTTCCAAACTGATAATGGAGTTCTGGTCAGTGATGATGACAGTAGTGATGAATATGAAGACTgtgaagatgatgaagaggaTGCCTGGCAAACCTGTTCTGAAGATGAAGGTGGGGGCAAAGTAAATACTACTGCCCCAAAAAGTATGGAAAACAGAACTGATGGTGCTGCAGTGCAGTGCATAGTGCAAGAGCAGAACAGGAACATCAGGAACTTCAGTCATCTAGTACAAAGAAATGAACtgctggagatattcaaaaccatgCACAATGGACCAAGGGTGAAGGCTGGGGAAGTAAACGTTGGGCTG GTGGGTTACCCCAATGTTGGCAAAAGTTCAACTATCAACACAATCCTTGGAAATAAGAAGGTGTCAGTGTCTGCTACACCAGGCCGTACAAAGCACTTTCAG CATATCCCACGAAACATTTTGGAAGCAACCTATGGAATAAATATCATAAGACCCAGGGAAGATGAGGATCCAGATCGAAAGCCAACAGCTGAAGAACTGCTAACGGCACATGGAT GTATGAGAGGCTTTATGACAGCTCATGGACAGCCAGACCAGCCAAGATCAGCTCGATATGTGTTAAAAGATTATGTCAAT GGGAAGCTGTTATATTGCCATCCACCTCCTGGTGTTGATCCAAATGATTTTCAGCACCAGCAAGAAAGATGCCCAGAGAGCGTAACTGTGCAGGCCAGCGAAAAGGTGAAGCCTGAGAAGaataccaaagcaaaacaaatcgaAAATGTGGTagataaaacatttttccacCAG GAGAATGTTCGTGCTCTGATGAAAGGTGTCCGGGCTACAATGGGGTACCGGCCTGGCAGTGGCCTTGTGTCTGTGACTGCACCCAATTCTGAGAATGCTGTAGGAAAACCCTGGAAAAAACATGGAAACAGGAACAAGAAGGAGAAAGTTCGCAGGATCACTAAGCACCTGGAGGCCTAG
- the LSG1 gene encoding large subunit GTPase 1 homolog isoform X1, with the protein MGKKRGAGLGRCLLRQRGLERRGAASWLHASEVGGERGAERRSAAEQSPLEEFLATAELAGTRFVAERLNIQFVSAQTRTGLLTAQEAQHVRQLQEENQQFLRIPRRPHWDRTTRVEDLKQAERDSFLEWRRQLAHLEEEKNLILTPFERNLEFWRQLWRVIERSDIVVQIVDARNPLLFRCQDLENYVKEVSSDKENMILINKADLLSEEQRAAWARFFETEGVKVVFWSALAECKRLAGEAKGLDTEDVTEDPGDSEYESSSQEDDITQDSAEGACTDNAFQTDNGVLVSDDDSSDEYEDCEDDEEDAWQTCSEDEGGGKVNTTAPKSMENRTDGAAVQCIVQEQNRNIRNFSHLVQRNELLEIFKTMHNGPRVKAGEVNVGLVGYPNVGKSSTINTILGNKKVSVSATPGRTKHFQTLYVEPGLCLCDCPGLVMPSFISTKAEMICSGILPIDQMRDHVPPISLVCQHIPRNILEATYGINIIRPREDEDPDRKPTAEELLTAHGCMRGFMTAHGQPDQPRSARYVLKDYVNGKLLYCHPPPGVDPNDFQHQQERCPESVTVQASEKVKPEKNTKAKQIENVVDKTFFHQENVRALMKGVRATMGYRPGSGLVSVTAPNSENAVGKPWKKHGNRNKKEKVRRITKHLEA; encoded by the exons ATGGGCAAGAAgaggggcgcggggctgggccgcTGCCTGCTGCGGCAGCGCGGCCTGGAGCGCCGTGGCGCCGCCTCATGG CTGCACGCTAGCGAGGtgggcggcgagcgcggcgcggagcggcggtcGGCGGCCGAGCAGAGCCCACTGGAGGAGTTCCTGGCCACGGCTGAGCTGGCGGGCACCCGCTTCGTGGCcg AGCGACTGAACATCCAGTTCGTGTCCGCCCAGACCCGCACCGGCCTCCTCACGGCCCAAGAGGCCCAGCATGTCCGacagctgcaggaggagaacCAGCAGTTCCTGCGCATCCCTCGGAG GCCACACTGGGATAGGACAACGCGTGTGGAGGACCTGAAGCAAGCCGAGAGAGACAGCTTTCTGGAGTGGAGACGACAGCTTGCCCA ccttgaggaagaaaaaaatttaattctAACCCCATTTGAACGAAACTTAGAATTTTGGCGTCAACTTTGGAGAGTCATTGAAAGAAG tgataTTGTAGTTCAGATAGTAGATGCTAGAAACCCCCTCCTGTTTAGATGCCAAGATCTG gaaaattacGTTAAAGAAGTCAGCAGTGACAAGGAGAACATGATCCTGATAAACAAAGCAGATTTGCTGAGTGAAGAGCAGCGGGCTGCTTGGGCACGTTTCTTTGAGACAGAAGGTGTTAAGGTGGTGTTCTGGTCAGCCTTGGCAGAGTGCAAACGGCTAGCAGGAGAAGCTAAG GGACTAGACACAGAAGATGTAACAGAGGACCCAGGTGATTCTGAGTATGAAAGCTCCAGTCAAGAAGATGACATAACACAAGATAGTGCAGAAGGCGCATGCACAGACAATGCTTTCCAAACTGATAATGGAGTTCTGGTCAGTGATGATGACAGTAGTGATGAATATGAAGACTgtgaagatgatgaagaggaTGCCTGGCAAACCTGTTCTGAAGATGAAGGTGGGGGCAAAGTAAATACTACTGCCCCAAAAAGTATGGAAAACAGAACTGATGGTGCTGCAGTGCAGTGCATAGTGCAAGAGCAGAACAGGAACATCAGGAACTTCAGTCATCTAGTACAAAGAAATGAACtgctggagatattcaaaaccatgCACAATGGACCAAGGGTGAAGGCTGGGGAAGTAAACGTTGGGCTG GTGGGTTACCCCAATGTTGGCAAAAGTTCAACTATCAACACAATCCTTGGAAATAAGAAGGTGTCAGTGTCTGCTACACCAGGCCGTACAAAGCACTTTCAG ACCCTGTATGTGGAGCCTGGCCTGTGCCTCTGTGATTGCCCTGGTCTGGTGATGCCATCTTTCATCTCTACCAAGGCAGAGATGATTTGTTCTGGAATTCTGCCTATAGACCAGATGAGGGACCATGTCCCACCCATTTCTCTA GTTTGCCAGCATATCCCACGAAACATTTTGGAAGCAACCTATGGAATAAATATCATAAGACCCAGGGAAGATGAGGATCCAGATCGAAAGCCAACAGCTGAAGAACTGCTAACGGCACATGGAT GTATGAGAGGCTTTATGACAGCTCATGGACAGCCAGACCAGCCAAGATCAGCTCGATATGTGTTAAAAGATTATGTCAAT GGGAAGCTGTTATATTGCCATCCACCTCCTGGTGTTGATCCAAATGATTTTCAGCACCAGCAAGAAAGATGCCCAGAGAGCGTAACTGTGCAGGCCAGCGAAAAGGTGAAGCCTGAGAAGaataccaaagcaaaacaaatcgaAAATGTGGTagataaaacatttttccacCAG GAGAATGTTCGTGCTCTGATGAAAGGTGTCCGGGCTACAATGGGGTACCGGCCTGGCAGTGGCCTTGTGTCTGTGACTGCACCCAATTCTGAGAATGCTGTAGGAAAACCCTGGAAAAAACATGGAAACAGGAACAAGAAGGAGAAAGTTCGCAGGATCACTAAGCACCTGGAGGCCTAG